A window of Natrinema versiforme contains these coding sequences:
- a CDS encoding GNAT family N-acetyltransferase: MPANADPSIDIRRATHDDYDAVVDFTSDIWPERGGDYIPRVYHDWLENEPGQGKKTFLAEVDGEAAGIVQGVMLTDDEAWFQSMRVAADYRRQGVSHRLNEATFEWARERGATVGRVMIFSWNAASFGAARASGYEPITEFRFAHPDPDPDADGSASHAVSSDPAAAWRYWTHSDAREYLSGLGLAPEESWAVRELARDDFERLADETAVFAVDGETGLAGAAYRSRTYERPVEDDDSSDDKSDADPKTETWAEYGLGAWADVDAARSLFAAIARDAADCGADETRVLIPETPRHVTDAPYAGVGTADEPDFVLGIDLTGK, encoded by the coding sequence ATGCCAGCTAACGCAGACCCGTCCATCGATATCCGCCGTGCGACCCACGACGATTACGACGCCGTCGTCGACTTCACGAGCGACATCTGGCCCGAGCGCGGCGGTGACTACATCCCGCGGGTCTACCACGACTGGCTCGAGAACGAACCCGGACAGGGCAAGAAGACCTTCCTCGCGGAGGTCGACGGTGAGGCCGCGGGGATCGTCCAGGGCGTGATGCTCACCGACGACGAGGCCTGGTTCCAGAGCATGCGCGTCGCGGCCGACTACCGCCGGCAGGGGGTGAGCCACCGGCTGAACGAGGCGACCTTCGAGTGGGCCCGCGAGCGGGGCGCGACGGTCGGCCGCGTGATGATCTTCTCGTGGAACGCGGCCTCCTTCGGCGCGGCGCGGGCAAGCGGCTACGAGCCGATCACCGAGTTTCGCTTCGCCCACCCCGACCCCGATCCGGACGCCGACGGGTCGGCGTCGCACGCGGTCTCGAGCGATCCCGCGGCCGCGTGGCGGTACTGGACCCACAGCGACGCGCGCGAGTACCTGTCGGGGCTCGGTCTGGCACCCGAGGAGTCGTGGGCCGTCAGGGAACTCGCTCGAGACGATTTCGAGCGGCTGGCCGACGAGACGGCCGTCTTCGCGGTCGACGGTGAGACCGGACTCGCGGGGGCTGCCTACCGATCGCGAACCTACGAGCGACCGGTCGAGGATGACGACTCGAGCGACGACAAATCGGACGCGGACCCGAAAACCGAGACGTGGGCCGAGTACGGCCTCGGCGCGTGGGCGGACGTCGACGCCGCCCGCTCGCTGTTCGCCGCAATCGCCCGCGACGCGGCCGACTGCGGGGCCGACGAGACGCGGGTGCTGATCCCCGAGACGCCCCGGCACGTCACCGACGCGCCCTACGCCGGCGTCGGGACCGCCGACGAACCCGATTTCGTGTTAGGGATCGATCTCACCGGGAAGTGA
- a CDS encoding potassium transporter TrkA, whose amino-acid sequence MQSLPVELLIEVLLGLYLGLLTGIVPAFVAGSLGFLVRYFTGVTLPGFGVVVLALSIASVQGGLLGLVEPTIAKSPQLLIAVLVVLMLALYAHNQGDKLGAELPRRLSFTRLRQRTLSADVVELVGSVGQVTVRPTGEIHDMEGYPPLSPDFRRTLKAGSWRLPADLPLSELASRLEERLRTEHDLADIDVTIDEQGRATIVAAPPSGSLSRRVSAGQRAVSIATLVPTGLARGDEATVRTGDRSITGRVLSARTEVDDERAAAAVPAEPVADEVATDGGEDDEVVAPASRANAATAGGPGRVTLAVARRDVKPVLEADSPRLVVRSRGTSREFEALALVKREGYAIRRFTVGATGADDETASAAAVTILAVRRQGSETSGRRHGWVFGPGIERRLEAGDEAFVAGPEDATEAFAEAIAR is encoded by the coding sequence ATGCAATCGCTTCCGGTCGAGTTGCTGATCGAAGTGCTGCTCGGGCTCTATCTCGGGCTCCTGACCGGCATCGTCCCCGCGTTCGTCGCCGGTTCGCTGGGATTTCTCGTGCGGTACTTCACCGGCGTCACGCTGCCCGGGTTCGGTGTCGTCGTCCTCGCGCTGTCGATCGCCAGCGTCCAGGGCGGCCTGCTCGGCCTCGTCGAACCCACGATCGCCAAGTCGCCGCAGCTGCTGATCGCCGTCCTCGTCGTCCTGATGCTCGCGCTCTACGCCCACAATCAGGGCGACAAACTCGGGGCCGAACTGCCGCGCCGGCTCTCCTTTACCCGCCTCCGGCAGCGGACCCTCTCGGCCGACGTCGTCGAACTCGTCGGCTCGGTCGGGCAAGTCACCGTCCGCCCGACCGGCGAGATCCACGACATGGAAGGGTATCCGCCGCTGTCGCCCGATTTCCGGCGGACGCTCAAGGCCGGCTCGTGGCGACTCCCCGCCGACCTCCCCCTCTCGGAACTCGCGTCCCGCCTCGAGGAGCGACTCCGAACGGAACACGACCTCGCGGACATCGACGTCACGATCGACGAACAGGGGCGGGCGACTATCGTGGCGGCACCGCCGTCCGGAAGCCTCTCCCGGCGGGTGTCGGCGGGTCAGCGCGCCGTCTCGATCGCGACGCTGGTCCCGACGGGGCTCGCCCGCGGGGACGAGGCGACGGTTCGGACCGGCGATCGCTCGATCACCGGCCGGGTGCTGAGCGCCCGGACCGAAGTCGACGACGAACGCGCCGCGGCCGCCGTCCCAGCGGAGCCCGTGGCGGACGAGGTCGCGACCGACGGCGGCGAAGACGACGAGGTGGTCGCCCCTGCCTCGAGGGCGAACGCGGCGACGGCCGGCGGGCCGGGACGCGTCACCCTCGCCGTCGCGCGGCGGGACGTCAAGCCGGTCCTCGAGGCCGACTCGCCGCGACTCGTCGTGCGGTCTCGCGGCACGAGCCGCGAGTTCGAGGCGCTCGCGCTGGTCAAGCGCGAAGGGTACGCCATCCGTCGGTTCACTGTCGGCGCGACCGGTGCGGACGACGAGACCGCGTCGGCGGCGGCCGTGACGATCCTCGCGGTGCGACGGCAGGGCAGCGAGACGAGCGGTCGCCGCCACGGCTGGGTGTTCGGCCCCGGCATCGAACGGCGACTCGAGGCCGGCGACGAGGCGTTCGTCGCGGGGCCGGAGGACGCCACCGAAGCGTTCGCGGAGGCGATCGCCCGATGA
- a CDS encoding ubiquitin-like small modifier protein 1, translating into MPTEWKLFADLAERAGDKHVTVDTAAGDTVGDALEALLEAAPELEGRVLEDGDLRSQINVLRNGTNVLVEEEGLATELEEGDELALFPPVSGG; encoded by the coding sequence ATGCCCACGGAGTGGAAACTGTTCGCCGACCTCGCCGAACGCGCTGGCGACAAACACGTGACCGTCGATACCGCGGCCGGCGACACCGTCGGCGATGCCCTCGAGGCGCTGCTCGAGGCGGCCCCCGAACTCGAGGGGCGCGTGCTCGAGGACGGCGACCTGCGATCGCAGATCAACGTGTTGCGAAACGGGACGAACGTGCTGGTCGAGGAGGAGGGCCTCGCAACGGAACTCGAGGAGGGAGACGAACTGGCGCTGTTTCCGCCGGTCAGCGGCGGGTAG
- a CDS encoding DUF63 family protein translates to MVLPEGFVVPPWYLLGPVVIVLSGVIALLWALEPPVTDRTVIAFAPWMMFGACLHVLYKLGAFPATIEPLFTAPMVYAVTATVAGVVWIIAIFLHVGGLQPTIPRFVGIAGTAFFTVFTMFALSLGLEAGTLEPFWPVIAVVVAGIVTAVAWIALSLWFTDIATTTSATGALVVFGHTLDGVTTAIGYDVLGAGEDVPLSLLILEAGEALPTAEYVGAGWLFVLVKVVLAMVILGLFREYVDEAPQQARTLLALVAAVGLGPAVHNTLLFAVA, encoded by the coding sequence ATGGTATTACCCGAGGGGTTCGTCGTCCCGCCGTGGTACCTGCTGGGTCCGGTCGTCATCGTTCTCAGCGGTGTCATCGCGCTGTTGTGGGCGCTCGAGCCGCCGGTGACCGATCGGACGGTCATCGCGTTCGCGCCGTGGATGATGTTCGGCGCGTGTCTCCACGTCCTCTACAAGTTAGGTGCGTTCCCGGCGACGATCGAGCCGCTGTTTACCGCGCCGATGGTCTACGCGGTGACCGCGACCGTCGCGGGAGTCGTCTGGATTATCGCGATCTTCCTCCACGTCGGCGGGTTACAGCCGACGATCCCCCGGTTCGTCGGCATCGCCGGGACGGCGTTTTTCACCGTCTTCACGATGTTCGCGCTCTCGCTCGGTCTCGAGGCGGGGACGCTCGAGCCGTTCTGGCCGGTCATCGCCGTCGTCGTCGCCGGCATCGTCACCGCGGTCGCGTGGATCGCGCTAAGTCTCTGGTTCACCGATATCGCGACGACAACGAGCGCGACGGGCGCGCTCGTCGTCTTCGGCCACACCTTGGACGGCGTCACGACCGCGATCGGCTACGACGTCCTCGGGGCCGGCGAGGACGTGCCGCTCTCCTTGCTGATTCTCGAGGCCGGCGAGGCGCTGCCGACCGCGGAGTACGTCGGTGCGGGCTGGCTGTTCGTCCTCGTCAAGGTCGTCCTCGCGATGGTCATCCTCGGCCTCTTCCGGGAGTACGTCGACGAGGCCCCACAGCAGGCTCGGACGCTCCTCGCGCTGGTCGCCGCGGTCGGGCTCGGACCGGCCGTCCACAACACGCTGTTGTTCGCCGTCGCCTGA
- a CDS encoding TrkA C-terminal domain-containing protein, translating into MVASLLAQVVSTELLSSETLLEALVGILGFALLAAGASVAVAFVFRWYSTEAVPEGVAVLFGVAIVALWLNTQSALQQAIIGDTPLTDPSTAVYTVAAFTASAVAADGGRRLGDYLARDVFVVATPRTITEVTQLVRSAGRVVSVELPEEIGDIDGYDAVEESVKAELAGQTFRFPRRLSVDQLRERLIARLERDHGIGHVDADLAADGTVEYLAVGSRPAGIGPTLAPGTVAVALSGDPAADASPGDAVRIWARDDEGGTARRVAGGELRATADDTATVALDAEDARDLEPERNYRLVTLPGSPDAERDLVSLLRTADETVTTVAVGTDDPLVGLAIDSLPVLVLGLERDPDTSDGGDGDGGDEYLPLPAGDERLAAGDVAYVLGRPDALRRVTERTLVEAGDRSGEQERARETVADERDDREREQPQER; encoded by the coding sequence GTGGTAGCGTCGCTCCTCGCTCAGGTGGTCTCGACCGAACTGCTCTCGTCCGAGACGCTGCTGGAAGCGCTCGTCGGGATCCTCGGGTTCGCACTGCTCGCGGCCGGTGCGAGTGTCGCCGTGGCGTTTGTCTTCCGCTGGTACAGCACCGAGGCGGTCCCCGAGGGCGTCGCGGTCCTCTTCGGCGTCGCGATAGTCGCGCTCTGGTTGAACACCCAATCCGCCCTGCAACAGGCGATCATCGGCGATACGCCGCTGACCGACCCCAGTACCGCGGTCTACACCGTCGCCGCGTTCACGGCCAGCGCGGTCGCCGCCGACGGCGGCCGGCGGTTAGGTGACTACCTCGCTCGAGACGTGTTCGTGGTCGCCACGCCGCGGACGATCACCGAGGTCACGCAGCTCGTCCGCTCTGCCGGCCGCGTCGTCAGCGTCGAACTGCCCGAGGAGATCGGCGACATCGACGGCTACGACGCCGTCGAGGAGTCGGTGAAAGCCGAACTCGCGGGCCAGACGTTCCGCTTCCCGCGCCGGCTCTCCGTCGACCAACTCCGCGAGCGACTGATCGCCCGCCTCGAGCGCGATCACGGGATCGGCCACGTCGACGCGGACCTCGCCGCGGACGGAACCGTCGAGTACCTCGCGGTGGGGAGCCGACCGGCGGGGATCGGGCCGACGCTCGCGCCGGGTACCGTCGCCGTCGCCCTCTCCGGCGATCCCGCGGCGGACGCCAGCCCGGGCGACGCAGTCCGTATCTGGGCGCGCGACGACGAGGGCGGCACCGCTCGGCGGGTCGCCGGCGGCGAACTGCGGGCGACCGCCGACGACACTGCGACCGTCGCCCTCGACGCCGAGGACGCCCGCGACCTCGAGCCCGAACGGAACTACCGGCTCGTGACCCTGCCGGGCAGCCCCGACGCCGAACGGGACCTCGTCTCCCTGCTCCGGACGGCCGACGAGACGGTCACGACCGTCGCCGTCGGGACCGACGACCCGCTCGTCGGGCTGGCAATCGATTCGCTGCCCGTCTTGGTGCTGGGGCTCGAGCGCGATCCTGACACCAGCGACGGCGGTGACGGCGATGGCGGCGACGAGTACCTGCCGCTGCCGGCCGGCGACGAGCGACTCGCGGCCGGCGACGTCGCCTACGTGCTCGGTCGTCCCGACGCGCTCCGACGGGTGACCGAACGGACGCTGGTCGAGGCGGGCGACCGGAGCGGCGAGCAGGAGCGAGCGCGGGAGACCGTCGCCGACGAACGGGACGATCGCGAACGGGAACAACCACAGGAGCGGTAG
- the gatD gene encoding Glu-tRNA(Gln) amidotransferase subunit GatD: MNPGDRVRVDRADRTYEGVLLPSSTDDHLVVKLEGGYNVGVDREGADVEVLAEDVYRIDGTDATGEDAGSEIEFDDDLPTISLISTGGTIASTVDYRTGAVTAQFDAEDVLRAVPDLAGRANYRGRVVANILSENMEPPLWRDLADAVAEEIEAGADGVVVMHGTDTMQYSASALSFMLETPVPIVFTGSQRSADRPSSDNVMNAVSAVEAAKSDCAEVLICMHASESDDDCALHRGTRVRKNHTSRRDAFETVGAEPLGEVDYETEEVSFRRDYQQRDETDLELTADLESDVELLKFTPGMDPAFLDVAEGSEGLILEGTGLGHVHTDLIPRIEELIEDGTTVVMTSQCLEGRVCDRVYDTGRDLLEAGVIEGGDTLPGTAKVKLMWALANSEDVEEAMGTSLAGEIQERSVPWE, encoded by the coding sequence ATGAACCCAGGCGACCGCGTCCGCGTCGATCGCGCGGACCGCACCTACGAAGGCGTGTTGCTCCCCTCGAGCACGGACGACCACCTCGTGGTGAAACTCGAGGGCGGCTACAACGTCGGCGTCGATCGGGAGGGAGCCGACGTGGAGGTCCTCGCGGAGGACGTCTACCGGATCGACGGCACCGACGCGACGGGAGAGGACGCCGGCTCGGAGATCGAGTTCGACGACGATCTGCCGACGATTTCGCTGATCTCGACTGGCGGGACGATCGCCTCGACGGTCGACTACCGCACCGGCGCGGTGACGGCCCAGTTCGACGCCGAGGACGTGCTCCGCGCCGTGCCCGACCTCGCGGGGCGGGCGAACTACCGCGGCCGCGTCGTCGCCAACATCCTCTCGGAGAACATGGAGCCGCCGCTCTGGCGGGACCTCGCCGACGCGGTGGCCGAGGAGATCGAGGCGGGTGCCGACGGCGTCGTCGTCATGCACGGCACCGACACGATGCAGTACTCCGCCTCCGCGCTCTCCTTTATGCTCGAGACGCCGGTGCCGATCGTCTTCACCGGCTCGCAGCGCTCGGCGGACCGGCCGTCGTCGGACAACGTGATGAACGCCGTCTCGGCCGTCGAGGCCGCCAAGAGCGACTGCGCGGAGGTGCTGATCTGTATGCACGCCTCCGAATCCGACGACGACTGTGCGCTCCACCGCGGCACGCGCGTGCGGAAGAACCACACCTCCCGCCGGGACGCGTTCGAGACCGTCGGCGCGGAGCCGCTGGGCGAGGTCGACTACGAGACCGAGGAAGTCAGCTTCCGCCGCGACTACCAGCAGCGAGACGAAACCGACCTCGAGCTCACCGCCGACCTCGAGAGCGACGTCGAACTCCTCAAATTCACGCCCGGGATGGACCCCGCGTTCCTCGACGTCGCCGAGGGGAGCGAGGGGCTGATCCTCGAGGGCACCGGACTCGGCCACGTCCACACCGATCTGATCCCCCGCATCGAGGAACTGATCGAGGACGGGACGACGGTCGTCATGACCAGCCAGTGTCTCGAAGGGCGGGTCTGTGACCGCGTCTACGACACCGGTCGGGACCTGCTCGAGGCCGGCGTGATCGAGGGCGGCGACACGCTGCCGGGAACGGCGAAGGTGAAGCTGATGTGGGCGCTCGCAAACAGCGAAGATGTCGAAGAGGCGATGGGGACCTCGCTCGCCGGCGAGATTCAGGAACGGTCGGTTCCGTGGGAGTGA
- a CDS encoding HPP family protein, with the protein MLEGVRARLYALARRLRRLERRELDAVLRWLEHTGNLVHLSVLVFVPLLIAAVTWLANMTAAISFLLFPPLASGTYTLFADPEGKYATPSKFVGGMTVGALCGWFALGLAAAVGLHAGGVNAAGAALGIFFTGVCTWALDLEEPTAFSTALLVLVTGNTQFAYVLGIVVSSSFVAAAFVVWRRHFYEQRARYLYQTTSGDDHVLVPMDDCSETVARFAASIAGAHDAGKVVLFDVIDDEDAERQRDAAGASDGRTGASPTERAAGDAARRLESLAADLESAYDVPCEVVVAADGGLSAGLVLQTAREQNCDLIVAPYAEREDGGLSAFITGLFDSEIDVIAFRSNGTRRRRWQNSLVAVRGAGDTARAMLDFAIRVSESGRPVSVCTCIDAESRRRTAEATLADLVDAFPGPFETHVATASVESYLGRAAPRYDVCFVGSSTDRSAASRFVSPPTFRKLSDLEADVAIVHRGRHR; encoded by the coding sequence ATGCTCGAGGGTGTGCGAGCGCGGCTGTACGCGCTCGCGAGACGACTCCGTCGGCTGGAGCGACGCGAACTCGACGCCGTCCTGCGGTGGCTCGAGCACACGGGCAATCTCGTCCACCTCTCGGTGCTGGTGTTCGTCCCGTTGCTGATCGCCGCGGTGACGTGGCTGGCGAACATGACGGCGGCGATCTCGTTCCTGCTGTTCCCGCCGCTTGCCTCCGGAACCTACACGCTCTTCGCCGATCCGGAGGGGAAGTACGCCACGCCGTCGAAGTTCGTCGGCGGGATGACCGTCGGCGCGCTCTGTGGCTGGTTCGCGCTGGGACTCGCGGCGGCCGTCGGGCTGCACGCCGGCGGGGTCAACGCGGCCGGGGCCGCCCTCGGCATCTTCTTTACCGGCGTCTGTACGTGGGCGCTCGACCTCGAGGAGCCGACGGCGTTTTCGACCGCTTTGCTCGTCCTCGTGACCGGCAACACGCAATTCGCCTACGTCCTCGGGATCGTCGTCTCGAGTTCGTTCGTCGCGGCGGCCTTCGTCGTCTGGCGGCGCCACTTCTACGAGCAGCGCGCTCGCTACCTCTACCAGACGACCAGCGGGGACGATCACGTGCTCGTCCCGATGGATGACTGTTCGGAGACGGTCGCCCGTTTCGCCGCGTCGATCGCCGGCGCACACGACGCCGGGAAAGTGGTGCTGTTCGACGTGATCGACGACGAAGACGCCGAGCGGCAACGCGACGCCGCCGGCGCGAGCGATGGTCGAACGGGCGCGAGCCCCACCGAACGCGCGGCCGGCGACGCCGCTCGCCGCCTCGAGTCGCTTGCCGCCGACCTCGAGAGCGCGTACGACGTTCCCTGCGAGGTCGTCGTCGCAGCCGACGGCGGGCTCTCGGCGGGGCTCGTCCTGCAGACGGCCCGCGAACAGAACTGCGACCTCATCGTCGCGCCGTACGCCGAACGCGAGGACGGCGGACTCTCGGCGTTCATCACGGGGCTGTTCGACAGCGAGATCGACGTGATCGCGTTCCGGTCGAACGGAACCCGACGACGGCGGTGGCAGAACAGTCTCGTCGCGGTTCGGGGTGCCGGCGACACCGCTCGCGCGATGCTCGACTTCGCGATCCGCGTGTCCGAGTCCGGCCGGCCGGTCAGCGTCTGTACCTGTATCGACGCCGAGTCGCGCCGCCGCACGGCGGAAGCGACCCTCGCGGATCTCGTCGACGCGTTCCCCGGCCCCTTCGAGACCCACGTCGCCACCGCGTCGGTCGAGTCCTATCTGGGCCGGGCGGCGCCCCGCTATGACGTCTGCTTCGTCGGCTCGAGCACCGACCGGTCGGCCGCCTCGCGGTTCGTCTCCCCGCCGACGTTCCGGAAGCTCAGCGACCTCGAGGCCGACGTGGCGATCGTCCACCGCGGTCGGCACCGGTAG
- the deoC gene encoding deoxyribose-phosphate aldolase, with translation MDRSELAPLIDHTVLGPETTLEDVRDVLDAAAEYGMNACIPPYAVETAAEYAPDVTLATVIGFPHGQHAPAVKRKEGVTAWQDGADELDVVINVGRLRAGEDDAVRTELAELVAAVPIPVKVIIETALLTDAEKRRACEAAAAADAAMVKTSTGFAGGGAAVDDVELMSEFLPVKASGGVGSYDDALAMLEAGAERIGASSGVDILEGAPE, from the coding sequence ATGGACCGCAGCGAACTCGCCCCCCTGATCGACCACACCGTCCTCGGCCCCGAGACGACGCTCGAGGACGTTCGAGACGTCCTCGATGCGGCCGCCGAGTACGGAATGAACGCCTGCATCCCGCCCTACGCGGTCGAGACGGCCGCCGAGTACGCACCCGACGTGACCCTCGCGACGGTGATCGGCTTCCCGCACGGCCAGCACGCGCCCGCGGTGAAACGCAAGGAGGGAGTTACGGCGTGGCAAGACGGCGCGGACGAACTCGACGTCGTGATCAACGTCGGCCGACTGCGAGCGGGCGAGGACGACGCGGTCAGGACGGAACTCGCGGAACTGGTCGCCGCGGTGCCGATCCCGGTCAAGGTGATCATCGAAACCGCGCTCCTGACCGACGCCGAGAAACGGCGGGCCTGCGAGGCCGCCGCGGCGGCCGACGCGGCGATGGTCAAAACCTCGACCGGCTTCGCCGGCGGCGGTGCCGCGGTCGACGACGTCGAACTCATGAGCGAGTTCCTCCCCGTCAAGGCCAGCGGCGGCGTCGGCAGCTACGACGACGCGCTCGCGATGCTCGAGGCCGGAGCCGAACGGATCGGGGCCTCGAGCGGGGTCGACATTCTCGAGGGCGCACCGGAGTAG
- a CDS encoding transglutaminase family protein, with the protein MCVSSAQDRDRGNIVRQYSVHLSTGTEEIRIPVPRSVYQEAREETTAIPDAVTAARNNDFLDDVVHRITDASSSPLEALHAVHSFVETIDYATDPESTGTTEYIRYPSETLVDGEGDCEDKAVLLVGLLSRPPFTYHTGLVFPPKHCATLVARSDLPARSLSTDPLTVTVDRTEFVYLESVAAVPVGHWAEDYGERPILASYTDFWNIHDMGALIASAEQALKGDSLPPLRAYT; encoded by the coding sequence GTGTGCGTTTCGAGCGCACAAGACCGAGACCGCGGGAATATCGTTCGCCAGTATTCCGTTCACCTGTCCACCGGGACCGAAGAGATTCGCATTCCTGTTCCCAGGTCTGTTTATCAGGAGGCCCGTGAAGAGACGACCGCGATTCCAGACGCCGTTACTGCTGCTCGGAACAACGACTTTCTCGACGATGTCGTTCACCGTATCACGGACGCTTCGTCCTCTCCGCTCGAGGCGCTTCACGCCGTCCACTCCTTCGTCGAGACGATCGACTACGCCACGGATCCGGAATCGACGGGGACTACTGAATACATCCGCTACCCGTCCGAGACACTTGTGGACGGTGAAGGCGACTGTGAGGACAAAGCCGTTCTCCTCGTTGGTCTCCTTTCTCGCCCACCCTTTACGTATCACACAGGGCTCGTCTTCCCGCCAAAACACTGTGCGACGCTCGTGGCTCGGTCGGATCTCCCCGCTCGCTCGCTCTCAACGGATCCGCTCACTGTGACAGTCGATCGAACGGAGTTCGTGTACCTCGAGTCGGTTGCGGCGGTTCCCGTGGGACACTGGGCAGAAGACTACGGGGAGAGGCCGATTCTTGCCTCGTACACGGATTTTTGGAATATCCATGATATGGGTGCGCTGATAGCATCGGCTGAGCAGGCATTGAAAGGCGATTCGCTTCCACCACTTCGAGCATATACGTAG
- a CDS encoding NAD-binding protein, producing the protein MVDDRSPRARLPENWPRVLTTRAAVILVLLVALLSVATAVFNIGTNSVGGPLAEYVPEAVQSAAAFTGALTGFLMVGSALALRRGLRTGWWATLLLLPLTAAQGLLQSSPYSLPLVALSVVSIPILLFTRKRFTKPLSLSTTQIAAGASLVGVQLYGTIGGYALREDFDGISSILDAFYFTLITSSTVGYGDVTPNPGSTEAMLFTMSVLILGVASFGIAIGALVGPAIQARISKTLGKMSDSQLQLLDDHILVLGYGELTEPIVDELADAGRQFVVVTSDREAATTLTDRGLAVVSGDPSDEEPLRRAKIDRAAAILVATNHDAEDALTVLTARELAPNTRIVAAATDRENTKKLERAGADSVISPAMLGGHLLVRSALGSDESGLIDRILERE; encoded by the coding sequence ATGGTCGACGACCGGTCGCCTCGAGCGCGACTGCCGGAGAACTGGCCGCGAGTCCTCACGACGCGAGCGGCCGTGATTCTCGTCTTGCTCGTCGCGCTGCTCTCGGTCGCAACCGCGGTTTTCAACATCGGGACGAACAGCGTCGGCGGGCCGCTCGCCGAATACGTTCCCGAGGCCGTCCAGAGCGCCGCCGCCTTCACGGGTGCGCTGACCGGGTTCCTGATGGTCGGCAGCGCGCTCGCACTCCGGCGCGGCCTGCGGACGGGCTGGTGGGCGACGCTGCTCTTGCTCCCGTTGACCGCGGCACAGGGGCTCCTCCAGTCGAGCCCGTACTCGCTGCCGCTGGTCGCCCTGTCGGTCGTTTCGATCCCGATACTGCTGTTCACCCGCAAGCGCTTTACCAAACCCCTCTCGCTGTCGACGACCCAGATCGCGGCCGGCGCGTCGCTCGTCGGCGTCCAACTGTACGGCACGATCGGCGGCTACGCGCTCCGGGAGGATTTCGACGGTATCAGCAGCATCCTCGACGCCTTCTACTTCACGCTGATCACCTCGAGTACGGTCGGCTACGGCGACGTGACGCCCAACCCCGGCTCGACCGAGGCGATGCTGTTTACGATGTCGGTGCTCATCCTGGGCGTCGCCAGTTTCGGTATCGCTATCGGGGCGCTCGTGGGCCCGGCGATCCAGGCCAGAATCTCGAAAACACTCGGAAAGATGAGCGACTCACAACTCCAACTCCTCGACGACCACATCCTCGTGCTCGGCTACGGCGAACTGACCGAACCGATCGTCGACGAACTCGCGGACGCCGGCCGGCAGTTCGTCGTCGTCACCAGCGACCGCGAGGCCGCGACGACCCTCACCGACCGCGGCCTCGCCGTCGTCAGCGGCGACCCCAGCGACGAGGAGCCGCTTCGCCGCGCGAAAATCGACCGCGCGGCCGCGATCCTCGTCGCCACGAACCACGACGCCGAGGACGCCCTGACCGTCCTCACCGCGCGCGAACTCGCACCGAACACGCGCATCGTCGCCGCCGCGACCGACCGCGAGAACACGAAGAAACTCGAGCGCGCCGGCGCGGACTCCGTGATCAGCCCCGCGATGCTCGGCGGCCACCTGCTCGTGCGGTCGGCGCTCGGCAGCGACGAGAGCGGGCTGATCGATCGGATCCTCGAGCGGGAGTAG